One region of Petroclostridium xylanilyticum genomic DNA includes:
- a CDS encoding response regulator transcription factor — MKNYNILIVEDEKQIVRFLELELKHEGYMIDTAFDGREGLKKAEENKYDLILLDIMLPGLNGMEVCRRIRQFSNIPVIMLTAKDDVTDKVMGLDIGADDYITKPFAIEELLARIRAALRRKDELVNTGENLQIGDLTMDLSKRQVSKNGKSIELTKREYDLLEYLMKNKGIVLTREQILEKVWGYDYIGDTNVVDVYIRYLRSKIDDTFKTKLIHTIRGVGYMLKENTNEN, encoded by the coding sequence ATGAAGAATTATAACATTCTTATTGTAGAAGATGAAAAGCAGATAGTAAGATTTTTAGAACTTGAATTAAAGCACGAAGGATATATGATAGATACTGCCTTCGACGGTAGAGAAGGTTTGAAAAAAGCGGAAGAAAATAAGTATGACCTAATCTTACTAGATATTATGCTTCCGGGATTAAATGGAATGGAAGTGTGCAGAAGAATCAGGCAGTTTTCAAATATACCTGTTATAATGCTTACTGCCAAAGATGATGTTACTGATAAAGTAATGGGATTGGATATAGGCGCAGATGATTATATAACAAAACCTTTTGCAATCGAAGAGTTATTAGCAAGAATACGTGCTGCATTAAGGCGAAAGGATGAGTTGGTAAATACTGGGGAAAATTTACAGATAGGTGATTTGACGATGGACTTATCAAAACGGCAGGTTAGTAAGAATGGAAAGTCCATTGAATTGACGAAAAGAGAATATGATTTATTGGAGTATCTTATGAAGAATAAAGGTATTGTTTTAACGAGGGAGCAGATATTAGAAAAGGTTTGGGGCTATGATTATATTGGAGATACAAATGTTGTAGATGTGTATATCCGATATTTACGTAGTAAAATTGATGATACTTTTAAAACCAAACTTATTCATACCATAAGGGGTGTGGGGTATATGCTGAAGGAGAATACAAATGAGAATTAA